The following nucleotide sequence is from Solidesulfovibrio carbinolicus.
ACTCCGGGCGCAAAAACGCCACGCGACGGGGACACGAGCGTGCCTGCCCTCGCGGCCCCGTGCTTCGGGGACCGGCTCCGTCCATGGAGAAAGGTGACGTAACTGTAAGGCGCTTTACTCGTCGTGGCAAGGGGCGCGGGCAAGACAGGGGCGGGGGATGCCAGTTTGGCCGCCGGCCCCGCTTCACGCCCGGCTATAGGCCGTGGCTCCCGGCGGGCAGGCGGCCCTTGGCCGCTTCCAGATAGAGCGCGGCGCGCGGGTCGCCGGGCAGGGCTTCGGCCCAGTGGAGATAGAGCAGCCGCAGGGAGGCGGGGAGTTCCCGGGATGCCTCCAGCCGTCGGCGGACCAGGGCCTCGGCCGGCTGGGCCGTGACAAAGCCGGCGAACCGCTCGGCCCGGGCCGCCGGGCCGTGGCGGGCGCGCAGGGCTTCCAGGCCTTGCCGGGCCACGCGCTCGCGCCTGGCCGGGTCGGGCAGCAGTTCCCGGACCAGGGCGGCCAGCCTGTCCAGGTCGCCCGGGGGATAGGTGAAAAGGTGCTCGCCCGGGTTAAACAGCTCGGTCAGGCCGTGCCCGACCTCGGGCGTAAGCAGGCAGGAGCCGACCGAGAGCGCCTCGAAGACCCGGAAATTGAGGTCGCCGTGTTCGGCGATATTGAGCACGAGGCGCGCCCGGGGGAACAGTTCCCGCCAGTTTCCCCGGGTGACGACGAGGCCCGGGAACAGGGCGGCGAGCTGCCCAAGCAGGGCCGCCCGGCCAGGGGTCAGATCGGCATCGACTTTGCCCACGAACAACAGGTCGATGTCCTTGTCTTCCTCCCGGGGCATGGCCTCGGCGACCATGGCCTCGGCCGCGGGCGGCAGCCAGATGGCCCGGTCCGGGGACAGATTTTCCTGAAAGGCCGGCAGATGGTCGCGCAGGCTCACCGTGCACAGGTCAAAAGCCTGGGCATAGGTCGGATACCAATGGTGGATGTGGCTGTCCACGCAGCCAAAGACGGTGAGGCAGGGGAAATGCTCCACTCCGGGCAGGGGAGGCGGCGCGCTGTAGTCGAAGTAGGCCACGATGTCGGGCGACCGGCCGCATACGGCCCGGATGCCTTCCCAGGTGCGGCACTTGAGGGCATTTTGCGCGACAGCCACGACGGCAAAGGCGTCCTTGGGCAGACAGCCGAGGAAATTGGTCGATCCGACGCAGGCCATGGTCAGCATAGGGCTTCTCCGGGAGGTCGCGGCGCTTTGCCGCTTGGCGGCCATGGGGCCGGGACGTCACGATAGCCAAGGCAAGGGGAAAAACCAATGGCTTCGGGCCTCGGGCTTGCAGGCCTTGTAGTGCCGCCCTTGTCGGTCGATGTGCCCTGGTATAAGGAAATTGAATTCGACAGAGGGCAAGGGATTTTCGAGTCATGCGCGAGAAGGCTTTTTGGGGAGCCGTCGAGGCCGGGGGGACGAAGTTTGTCTGCGCCGTCGGGACTGGCCTTGACGATATCCGGCGGCCGGAGAACCGGGCCGTTTTTCCCACGGGCGACGATCCCGTCGCGACCCTGGCCGCCGTGGCTGGCTGGCTCAAGGCCCGCGAGGCCCAGGGCGGCGCGCCGCTTGCCGCCCTGGGCGTGGCCTCCTTCGGCCCGGTCTGCCTGGACAAGGCCCTGCCCGATTACGGCCGGGTCATGACCACGCCCAAACCGGGCTGGAGCGGCTTTGATCTTGTGGGCGCGCTCGGCCGGGCTTTCCCGGGCCGGCCCGTCGGGTTCGACACCGACGTCAACGGCGCGGCCCTGGGCGAGCGGGAATGGGGCGCGGCCAGGGGGCTGGACGATTTCCTCTACGTCACCATCGGCACGGGTATCGGCGTGGGCGGCATGGCCGGCGGCCGGTTGCTCCATGGGCTGACCCACCCGGAAATGGGCCACATGGGCTTGCGGCGGCTGGCCGGGGACGCGTTTCCCGGGGTCTGTCCGTTCCACGGCGACTGCTGGGAGGGGCTTTGCAGCGGTCCGGCCATGGCGGCCCGGACAGGGACGGCGGCCGAGGACCTGCCCGCCGACCATCCGGCCTGGGAGCATGAGGCGGCCTACGTGGCCGAGGCCTTGGCGACCGTCACCTACGCCTTGTCGCCGCGCCGCGTCATCCTCGGCGGCAGCGTGCCCAAGGGCGGCCGGCTCGGCGAGGAAGGCTTTTTCGCCAAGGTCCGGGAGCGGTTCGTGGCGACCTTGGGCGGCTATCTGCCCGACGAGCGGCTGACGGCCCGGATGGCCGAGTACATCGTGCCGCCGGACTTGGGGGCGCTTGCCGGGGTGGCCGGGGCGTGGTGTTTGGCCGTTATCGCGTCCGACGGCAGGGAGGGCAAAACGCGCTCCAAGCCTTGACCCCTACCGCTTCCCGGGTATGGTCGCTACCATACGCCTCTCCCGGAGAAGCCCTGTGGAACACTGCGAACTGCCCCGCCGACCGTCGCGCTTCGAGCCGCTGCTGCGGCTTATGCCGCGCCTTTTTCCCTTTCTTTCCTGGTGGCCCCGGGTGGGCCGGCGCACGCTTTCGGCCGATCTGTGGGCCGGGCTGACCGGCGCGGTCATCGTGTTGCCCCAGGGCGTGGCCTTTGCCGCCATCGCCGGGCTGCCGCCCCAGTACGGCCTCTACGCCGCCATGGTCCCGGTCATCGTGGCCGCGCTTTTCGGCTCGTCCTGGCACCTCATCTCCGGCCCCACCACGGCCATTTCCCTGGTCGTTTTCGCCAACGTCAGCCAGCTCGCTCCGCCCGGCTCGCCGGACTACATCCGGCTCGTGCTGGCGCTGACCGTCCTGGCCGGCCTGGTCCAGTTCGGCCTGGGTCTGGCCCGCCTGGGCGGGGTGGTCAATTTTGTGTCCCATTCGGTGGTCACGGGCTTTACCGCCGGCGCGGCCATCCTCATCGCCACCAGCCAGCTGGGGCATTTTTTCGGCGTCACCCTGCCGCGCGGCGGCTCCTTTCTCGAAACCTGGCTGGCCTTTTTCCGCCAACTGCCGGCCGTCAACGGCCACGTGGCCCTGATTGCCGGAACCACGCTGCTCGTTGCCCTGGTGCTGCGGCGGCTGTGGCCGCGCTGCCCGGCCCTGCTCCTGTCACTTATCGCCGGCAGCCTCCTGTGCCATGTTTTGGACGGGGCCGGGCATGGAGCCAAGCTGGTGGGCGCGCTGCCGGCCAGCCTGCCGCCGCTGTCCCTGCCGGAAATCGACCTCGACACCTTCCGGGTGCTGTTCCCGGGCGCTTTGGCCGTGGCCATGCTCGGGCTGGCCGAGGCCGTGTCCATCGCCCGGGCCGTGGCCGTGCGTTCGCAGCAGCATATCGACAACAGCCAGGAGTTCATCGGTCAGGGGCTGGCCAATATCGCCGGTGGTTTTTTTTCGGGCTACGCCTCGTCGGGGTCGTTCACCCGCACGGGCGTCAACTACGACGCCGGGGGGAAAACGCCGCTGGCCGCCGTGTTTTCGGCCGTGCTCCTGGCCCTGGTCGTGCTCCTGGTCGCGCCGGCCACGGCGTATCTGCCCATCGCGGCCATGGCCGGGGTCATCGTGCTGGTGGCGGCCGGGCTGGTCAACGTCAAGGCCATCCGCCACATCCTGCACACCGACCGGTCCGAGGCCGGGGTGCTGGCGGCCACGTTTTTGTCCACGCTGTTCGTCGGATTGGAATTCGCCATTTACGCCGGGGTCATGCTGTCGCTTCTGCTCTATCTGCGCCGCACCAGCCATCCCCACTTCATCACCCTGGCCCCGGACCCTGCCTCGCCCCGCCGGGCCCTGGTCAATGTGCGCCGCAAGAAGCTGGCCGAATGCCCGCAGCTCAAGATCCTGCGCCTGGACGGCTCCATCTTTTTCGGGGCCGTCAACCACATCGCCGAGGAACTGCATCGCATTGTGGAGAAAAGCCCCGAGCAGTGCCACATCCTCATCATCGGCTCGGGCATCAACTTCATCGACGCCGGCGGCTGCCACATGCTGTTCCACGAGGCCGGGGCCATGAAGCTCTCGGGCCGGGAGATCTTTTTTTGTTCGCTCAAGGGCGAGGTCATGGAACTCTTGACGCGCGGGGGCTGCCTGGCCCGCATCGGGGCGGAAAATGTCTTTCGCGACAAGGAATCGGCCATCGGCGGCATCGTGGCCCGGCTTGACCCCGAACGCTGCGCCTGCTGCCCCAGCCGGGTTTTTGCCGAATGCGCCGGCCGTCCCGGGGGCTGGGCCGAGGGGTTGACTGCGGCCGGGCTGGCCGAGCTTGGCGACGGTCCGGCCCTGGCCGGGGACGACGACGCGGACGAGAACGACGACGCGCCGGAAGAGGTCTGAGCGGCCGCGCCTTGGCGACGCAAAAAAACGGCGGCCCCAGGCAGGGCCGCCGCGCTGTTTTCGTTTGGCGAGAATCCGGGCTAGGCCCGTTTTTTGCGGCACTCCGGGCACAGGCCGTAGAGGTAGAGCTTGTGGGCGGTCAGGGTGAAGCCGTGGCGGCGGGCCACTTCTTCCTGAAGCTGTTCAATGGCCGGGTCCACCACTTCGACGTTGACGCCGCAGGCCTCGCAGATGAGGTGGTCGTGGTGGGTCTGGCCGTAGAGGATCTCGTAGCGCATGGCCCCGTCGCCGAACTCCACGCCCTTGGCCAAGCCGGAGTCGGCCAGGAGCTTGAGCGTGCGGTAGACCGTGGCCTGGCCGATGCCGGGATAGTCGGCCTTGACCTTCTGGTAGAGTTCCTCGGAGGTGAGGTGCCCTTCCTCGGCCAGAAAAACGTCGAGAATCTGCCGCCGTTGGGGCGTCATCTTGAGTTTTTTGCGGGCCACGAAGTCGGCGAAGAGGGCATACGGATCTTGTTGCATGTGGCGTTGGTCCTCATCCTGTCAATTTGGCCGAGTGTAGCGGCCCGGGGGCGCGTGGTCAATGCGGCGCGCGCCTTTGGCGTCCTCCTCGCGCCCTTGGGGGACGTCGGGAGCGATGGTTCCCGGTCCGGCGGCGCAGCGCGCCGCAACGTGCCGGCGGCCCGGCTGCGAAACGGCCTCAGGCTGGCGCCCGCTTCACGG
It contains:
- a CDS encoding Fur family transcriptional regulator, with the protein product MQQDPYALFADFVARKKLKMTPQRRQILDVFLAEEGHLTSEELYQKVKADYPGIGQATVYRTLKLLADSGLAKGVEFGDGAMRYEILYGQTHHDHLICEACGVNVEVVDPAIEQLQEEVARRHGFTLTAHKLYLYGLCPECRKKRA
- a CDS encoding glycosyltransferase, with the translated sequence MLTMACVGSTNFLGCLPKDAFAVVAVAQNALKCRTWEGIRAVCGRSPDIVAYFDYSAPPPLPGVEHFPCLTVFGCVDSHIHHWYPTYAQAFDLCTVSLRDHLPAFQENLSPDRAIWLPPAAEAMVAEAMPREEDKDIDLLFVGKVDADLTPGRAALLGQLAALFPGLVVTRGNWRELFPRARLVLNIAEHGDLNFRVFEALSVGSCLLTPEVGHGLTELFNPGEHLFTYPPGDLDRLAALVRELLPDPARRERVARQGLEALRARHGPAARAERFAGFVTAQPAEALVRRRLEASRELPASLRLLYLHWAEALPGDPRAALYLEAAKGRLPAGSHGL
- a CDS encoding ROK family protein codes for the protein MREKAFWGAVEAGGTKFVCAVGTGLDDIRRPENRAVFPTGDDPVATLAAVAGWLKAREAQGGAPLAALGVASFGPVCLDKALPDYGRVMTTPKPGWSGFDLVGALGRAFPGRPVGFDTDVNGAALGEREWGAARGLDDFLYVTIGTGIGVGGMAGGRLLHGLTHPEMGHMGLRRLAGDAFPGVCPFHGDCWEGLCSGPAMAARTGTAAEDLPADHPAWEHEAAYVAEALATVTYALSPRRVILGGSVPKGGRLGEEGFFAKVRERFVATLGGYLPDERLTARMAEYIVPPDLGALAGVAGAWCLAVIASDGREGKTRSKP
- a CDS encoding SulP family inorganic anion transporter; translation: MVATIRLSRRSPVEHCELPRRPSRFEPLLRLMPRLFPFLSWWPRVGRRTLSADLWAGLTGAVIVLPQGVAFAAIAGLPPQYGLYAAMVPVIVAALFGSSWHLISGPTTAISLVVFANVSQLAPPGSPDYIRLVLALTVLAGLVQFGLGLARLGGVVNFVSHSVVTGFTAGAAILIATSQLGHFFGVTLPRGGSFLETWLAFFRQLPAVNGHVALIAGTTLLVALVLRRLWPRCPALLLSLIAGSLLCHVLDGAGHGAKLVGALPASLPPLSLPEIDLDTFRVLFPGALAVAMLGLAEAVSIARAVAVRSQQHIDNSQEFIGQGLANIAGGFFSGYASSGSFTRTGVNYDAGGKTPLAAVFSAVLLALVVLLVAPATAYLPIAAMAGVIVLVAAGLVNVKAIRHILHTDRSEAGVLAATFLSTLFVGLEFAIYAGVMLSLLLYLRRTSHPHFITLAPDPASPRRALVNVRRKKLAECPQLKILRLDGSIFFGAVNHIAEELHRIVEKSPEQCHILIIGSGINFIDAGGCHMLFHEAGAMKLSGREIFFCSLKGEVMELLTRGGCLARIGAENVFRDKESAIGGIVARLDPERCACCPSRVFAECAGRPGGWAEGLTAAGLAELGDGPALAGDDDADENDDAPEEV